The Agarilytica rhodophyticola genome has a window encoding:
- a CDS encoding transglutaminase TgpA family protein, which translates to MDVSSFKWASKKAHNKPPNASDAQHRWVSRYALAWLLVAQAFCILPLFIYLPFWIPVLWLAALVWRVQIYRGAWRFPSNTNKLILSALSIGGLIWSYAGVIGVEPLVAFLVVSFVLKLVEARKRGDVLLIIYVGFITVSAQFLFFQTMFIAIYGCLSILLLLCAWNCTYRSHSVPLRGQLSASGSLLLQSIPLMLVLFVALPRLGSLWHVPIPQNTGKTGFSDTMSPGDFSSLSKSREVAFRVSFLSDESRAPLPSRSLWYWRGLVLDEFDGRSWSLSKRQLFGRRNTQRGVPESWQLEQDKDNKLLEYNVLMEPHQQQWIFTLMAPVFTSSNYGHMYFTPNYLTRFAKPVSSRSNYRVISNLDYQAAPKEIFKNVKAQNLRLPQTGNPKSLALAKQWRDEGLSDREVIERALSMYRESFTYTLQPPLLGQDSVDDFLFTSKRGFCEHFASSFSVLMRAAGIPARVVLGYQGGEYNPVENYIIVRQSDAHAWAELWLEGSGWIRVDPTAAVSPLRIEQGLEQSLTEDEKPLVSGLFAGSWLYKLQLRLDALSYSWHTWVLGYDADQQKSLFKNMLGGDQAWRIGLFFISVIGIFMVGYFIRLTWQGRRGFDYPEQAVYFEFLKRLKKKGFVPEPNETPVEFANKVALDKPAWAPQLLAIARLYNRIAFESRQELIDELKTSIKALKLN; encoded by the coding sequence GTGGACGTATCATCATTTAAGTGGGCGTCTAAAAAGGCGCATAATAAGCCGCCTAATGCCAGCGATGCTCAGCATCGCTGGGTAAGCCGTTACGCATTAGCATGGTTACTGGTTGCCCAAGCCTTTTGTATCTTACCGTTGTTTATTTATCTGCCTTTTTGGATACCCGTATTATGGCTGGCGGCCTTAGTATGGCGAGTGCAAATATATCGAGGGGCTTGGCGCTTTCCATCTAATACCAATAAGTTGATTTTAAGTGCGCTCAGCATTGGTGGTTTGATTTGGTCTTATGCCGGAGTGATTGGCGTTGAGCCCTTGGTGGCTTTTCTGGTGGTGTCATTTGTCCTTAAATTAGTTGAAGCGCGTAAGCGTGGCGATGTTTTATTGATCATTTATGTTGGCTTTATTACTGTTTCCGCCCAATTCTTATTTTTCCAAACAATGTTTATCGCCATTTATGGATGCTTGTCCATTTTGTTACTGTTGTGTGCTTGGAATTGTACCTATCGCTCACATTCGGTTCCTCTAAGAGGGCAATTATCGGCCAGTGGTTCTTTGTTATTGCAAAGTATCCCTCTGATGTTGGTTTTGTTTGTTGCTCTACCTCGTTTAGGGTCCTTGTGGCATGTACCTATTCCCCAGAACACCGGCAAAACTGGCTTTAGCGACACCATGTCTCCAGGGGATTTCAGCTCCCTGAGTAAGTCGCGTGAAGTCGCCTTTCGAGTATCTTTTTTAAGTGATGAAAGTCGTGCACCCTTGCCGAGCCGGTCGTTGTGGTATTGGCGTGGACTAGTGCTGGACGAATTTGACGGTCGCAGCTGGTCGCTTTCTAAGCGTCAATTGTTTGGTCGCCGAAACACCCAACGGGGCGTGCCTGAATCTTGGCAGCTAGAGCAAGATAAGGACAACAAGTTATTAGAATACAATGTGTTGATGGAGCCCCATCAGCAGCAATGGATATTTACCTTGATGGCGCCGGTATTTACCTCATCTAACTATGGTCATATGTATTTTACGCCTAATTATTTGACGCGCTTTGCGAAACCCGTATCTTCGCGGTCAAATTATCGGGTGATTTCTAACCTTGACTATCAGGCGGCACCGAAGGAAATATTTAAGAACGTTAAAGCTCAGAACTTACGTTTGCCTCAAACAGGTAATCCTAAGTCACTTGCATTAGCTAAGCAATGGCGTGACGAGGGCTTAAGCGATAGGGAAGTTATCGAACGAGCTTTGAGTATGTACAGAGAGTCTTTTACCTATACCTTACAACCGCCGCTATTGGGACAAGACAGTGTCGATGACTTTCTTTTTACCTCTAAGCGAGGTTTTTGTGAGCATTTTGCTAGCAGCTTCTCAGTGCTAATGCGCGCAGCAGGTATACCAGCGCGGGTAGTTTTGGGTTATCAAGGAGGCGAATACAATCCTGTTGAAAACTATATTATTGTTCGGCAGTCAGATGCTCATGCTTGGGCGGAGCTTTGGCTTGAAGGCTCAGGTTGGATTCGTGTTGATCCTACGGCAGCCGTTTCTCCACTGCGTATTGAGCAGGGCCTAGAGCAATCATTGACCGAAGATGAAAAGCCTTTGGTCAGTGGATTATTTGCCGGTAGTTGGCTTTACAAACTTCAGTTGCGCCTTGATGCCTTAAGCTATTCTTGGCATACATGGGTGCTTGGCTATGACGCGGATCAACAAAAAAGCCTATTTAAAAATATGCTCGGAGGTGACCAAGCCTGGAGAATAGGCTTATTTTTTATTTCCGTGATTGGAATCTTTATGGTCGGATATTTTATTCGACTCACTTGGCAAGGGCGAAGAGGCTTTGATTATCCCGAGCAAGCCGTTTACTTCGAATTTCTCAAACGCTTGAAGAAAAAGGGGTTTGTTCCTGAGCCCAACGAGACCCCTGTTGAATTTGCCAACAAAGTAGCTTTGGATAAACCCGCTTGGGCACCTCAGCTGCTCGCTATTGCACGTTTGTATAATCGTATCGCCTTTGAAAGCCGTCAGGAACTTATTGATGAGCTTAAGACTAGTATTAAAGCGCTGAAACTTAACTAG